Part of the Gemmatimonas sp. genome, AGTGGCGATCTGCTCGAGGAGAGCGTGCAGCAGCGCGCCGAGGCCTCGGGGGCGATCGCGGCCTGGATGCGGGAGGGGGAGCGTGGCCCCATCGTGGTAGCCGGCGACTTCAACCTCCCCGTGGAGTCGCAGGCGCTGCGCCATGACTGGAGGTGGCTGCGCAACGCCTTCAGCGAAGCCGGGTGGGGCTTCGGGCACACCATGTTTGCCGGCCGGCACCGGGTGCGCATCGACCACGCGCTGGTGTCGAGCGAGTTCATGGTACGCGGTGCCCACGTGCTGAGTGGGTTCCCGTCGGAGCATCAGCCGGTGGTGGCGGAGCTTGAACTCGGCCGACGGTAGAGGCGGCCGGGCGCTGGCTTCAGGCGGCGTTCCGACGCTTCTTCGCCTGAATGGCCTTCGCCAGATCTGCGGAAGTCGCGCCGAGCCCAATTAGCGCGCGCACCAGCAGGTCGAAGGACACCGACGCTTCGCCGGCCTCCA contains:
- a CDS encoding endonuclease/exonuclease/phosphatase family protein, which translates into the protein SGDLLEESVQQRAEASGAIAAWMREGERGPIVVAGDFNLPVESQALRHDWRWLRNAFSEAGWGFGHTMFAGRHRVRIDHALVSSEFMVRGAHVLSGFPSEHQPVVAELELGRR